A window of Chlorocebus sabaeus isolate Y175 chromosome 14, mChlSab1.0.hap1, whole genome shotgun sequence contains these coding sequences:
- the LRRTM4 gene encoding leucine-rich repeat transmembrane neuronal protein 4, with amino-acid sequence MGFHLITQLKGMSVVLVLLPTLLLVMLTGAQRACPKNCRCDGKIVYCESHAFADIPENISGGSQGLSLRFNSIQKLKSNQFAGLNQLIWLYLDHNYISSVDEDAFQGIRRLKELILSSNKITYLHNKTFHPVPNLRNLDLSYNKLQTLQSEQFKGLRKLIILHLRSNSLKTVPIRVFQDCRNLDFLDLGYNRLRSLSRNAFAGLLKLKELHLEHNQFSKINFAHFPRLFNLRSIYLQWNRIRSISQGLTWTWSSLHNLDLSGNDIQGIEPGTFKCLPNLQKLNLDSNKLTNISQETVNAWISLISITLSGNMWECSRSICPLFYWLKNFKGNKESTMICAGPKHIQGEKVSDAVETYNICSEVQVVNTERSHLVPQTPQKPLIIPKPTIFKPDVTQPTFETPSPSPGFQIPGAEQEYEHVSFHKIIAGSVALFLSVAMILLVIYVSWKRYPASMKQLQQHSLMKRRRKKARESERQMNSPLQEYYVDYKPTNSETMDISVNGSGPCTYTISGSRECEV; translated from the coding sequence GTTTCCATTTAATTACGCAGCTGAAAGGCATGAGTGTGGTGCTGGTGCTACTTCCTACACTGCTGCTTGTTATGCTCACGGGGGCTCAGAGAGCTTGCCCAAAGAACTGCAGATGTGATGGCAAAATTGTGTACTGTGAGTCTCATGCTTTCGCAGATATCCCTGAGAACATTTCTGGAGGGTCACAAGGCTTATCATTAAGGTTCAACAGCATTCAGAAGCTCAAATCCAATCAGTTTGCCGGCCTTAACCAGCTTATATGGCTTTATCTTGACCATAATTACATTAGCTCAGTGGATGAAGATGCATTTCAAGGGATCCGTAGACTGAAAGAATTAATTCTAAGCTCCAACAAAATTACTTATCTGCACAATAAAACATTTCACCCAGTTCCCAATCTCCGCAATCTGGACCTCTCCTACAATAAGCTTCAGACATTGCAATCTGAACAATTTAAAGGCCTTCGGAAACTCATCATTTTGCACTTGAGATCTAACTCACTAAAGACTGTACCCATAAGAGTTTTTCAAGACTGTCGGAATCTTGATTTTTTGGATTTGGGTTACAATCGTCTTCGCAGCTTGTCCCGAAATGCATTTGCTGGCCTCTTGAAGTTAAAGGAGCTCCACTTGGAGCACAACCAGTTTTCCAAGATCAACTTTGCTCATTTTCCACGTCTCTTCAACCTCCGCTCAATTTACTTACAATGGAACAGGATTCGCTCCATTAGCCAAGGTTTGACATGGACTTGGAGTTCCTTACACAACTTGGATTTATCAGGGAATGACATCCAAGGAATTGAGCCGGGCACATTTAAATGCCTCCCCAATTTACAAAAATTGAATTTGGATTCCAACAAGCTCACCAACATCTCACAGGAAACTGTCAATGCGTGGATATCATTAATATCCATCACCTTGTCTGGAAATATGTGGGAATGCAGTCGGAGCatttgtcctttattttattgGCTTAAGAATTTCAAAGGAAATAAGGAAAGCACCATGATATGTGCAGGACCTAAGCACATCCAGGGTGAAAAGGTTAGTGATGCAGTGGAAACATATAATATCTGTTCTGAAGTCCAGGTGGTCAACACAGAAAGGTCACACCTGGTGCCCCAAACTCCCCAGAAACCTCTGATTATCCCTAAACCTACCATCTTCAAACCTGACGTCACCCAACCCACCTTTGAAACACCAAGCCCTTCCCCAGGGTTTCAGATTCCTGGCGCAGAGCAAGAGTATGAGCATGTTTCATTTCACAAAATTATTGCAGGGAGTGTGGCTCTCTTTCTGTCAGTGGCCATGATCCTCTTGGTGATCTATGTGTCTTGGAAACGCTACCCAGCCAGCATGAAACAACTCCAGCAACACTCTCTTATGAAGAGGCGGCGGAAAAAGGCCAGAGAGTCTGAAAGACAAATGAATTCCCCTTTACAGGAGTATTATGTGGACTACAAGCCTACAAACTCTGAGACCATGGATATATCGGTTAATGGATCTGGGCCCTGCACATATACCATCTCTGGCTCCAGGGAATGTGAGGTATGA